The Deltaproteobacteria bacterium sequence TCTTCCCGCACATGAGCACCCTGGACAACGTCACCCTGGGCCCCATCAAGGTCCGCAAGGTTCCCCGGGCCAGGGCCGAGGAACTTGGCATGGCCCTGCTGGCCAAGGTCGGCCTGCGGGACAAGGCGAAAAACTACCCGGAACAGCTCTCCGGCGGCCAGAAGCAACGGGTGGCCATCGCCCGGGCCCTGGCCCTCCAACCCAAGGTCATCCTCTTTGACGAGCCGACCTCGGCCTTGGACCCGGAACTGGTCGGCGAGGTACTGGAGGTCATGCGCCAGCTGGCCAAAGAAGGCATGACCATGGTCGTGGTCACCCACGAGATGGCCTTTGCCCGCCAGGTGGCCGACCGGGTGATCTTCATCGATCAGGGGGTCATCCAGGAGGAAAGCCCGCCGGACGTTTTCTTTTCCAACCCGGAAAACCCCAGACTGCGGGACTTCCTCCAGCGGGTCCAGGAGCATTGAGGGCTCAAAAGGTCAGGCACTTCCTCACTCCTGTACATCGAACCCGGCATTGACCAGGGCCTCGACGCTGGAATCCAGATCGGCCTCCCGGACCAAGATGTAGTCCGTGTCAAAGGTCGATTGGGCCAGCAGGCTGATCCCGGCCCCGGCCAGGGCCTGGGATAGGTTGCGAAGGACCCCGACCATGTTGAAACTCAGAGGGCCCTCAACCATCAGGCAGCGCCAGCCCTCCTCCACCAGACTCCCATCCGGAACCATGCCTTCCGGACAGATGACCGAAGTCTCCCCCGAGCCCCAGGACACGGAAACAAAGGCCTGGCCATCGGCAGGAGCCATGTCCGGCCGTTCCCCCTCTCCGAGCCGACAGACCGTGTACCGCCCGGGCAGAACGCGAACCCCCAGGGCCTCCACGCCGACCATCACCGCCCCCCGGCCAGGACCTCGATCACGGCCCGCATGAAGTCCGGCAGATCGTCCGGGGTCCGGCTGGAGACCATGTTCCCGTCCACGACCACGGCCTCGTCCACCCACAGGGCCCCCGCATTGACCAGATCGTCCTTGATGGCCGAATATGAGGTCGTTGTGCGACCCTTCATGATCCCGGCCGAGATGGGCACCCATCCTGCGTGACAGATGTGGGCCACGAGCTTGCCCGCGGCATCCAGATCCCGAACCAGGGCCAAGGCCTCGGGGCTGCGCCGGATGCGGTCCGGGGCGTAGCCTCCGGGTATGACCACCCCATCGAGGTCACTGGCCCGAAGATCGCCAAAGGCCGCTCCGGCCGTGGCCGCAAGCCCGGTTTTGCCGTGATGGGTCTTTCCGGCCGTGGGCCCGGCCACAACCACTTTGGCCCCTTCCTCCTGAAGCCGGTAAAACGGGTACCAGAACTCCTGCTCGTTGTAGAGATCCTCCAGCAGGAGGGCCACGGTCTTGTTTTTCAATCGCAT is a genomic window containing:
- a CDS encoding ACT domain-containing protein — translated: MEALGVRVLPGRYTVCRLGEGERPDMAPADGQAFVSVSWGSGETSVICPEGMVPDGSLVEEGWRCLMVEGPLSFNMVGVLRNLSQALAGAGISLLAQSTFDTDYILVREADLDSSVEALVNAGFDVQE
- a CDS encoding amino acid ABC transporter ATP-binding protein codes for the protein EVVCIIGPSGSGKSTVLRCINRLETPSSGRIVVDGQDIMDPSTDINAVRTEATMVFQQFNLFPHMSTLDNVTLGPIKVRKVPRARAEELGMALLAKVGLRDKAKNYPEQLSGGQKQRVAIARALALQPKVILFDEPTSALDPELVGEVLEVMRQLAKEGMTMVVVTHEMAFARQVADRVIFIDQGVIQEESPPDVFFSNPENPRLRDFLQRVQEH
- a CDS encoding type 1 glutamine amidotransferase, whose product is MRLKNKTVALLLEDLYNEQEFWYPFYRLQEEGAKVVVAGPTAGKTHHGKTGLAATAGAAFGDLRASDLDGVVIPGGYAPDRIRRSPEALALVRDLDAAGKLVAHICHAGWVPISAGIMKGRTTTSYSAIKDDLVNAGALWVDEAVVVDGNMVSSRTPDDLPDFMRAVIEVLAGGR